The genomic DNA CCGCGATGCCCCAGAGGGTGTCGCCGGGGCGCACCACGATGGTCGTAGTCGAAGCGGTCGGGCGGCGCTCGGGAGCTGCGAGGGGAGAGCCCCCGAGCGCGCCACCCGCCTGCCCCGCCACGACCACGACGCCCAGCGCCAGCACCGCGGCCACGATGCGTCGACGCCGGAAGGTCGTGGGGGACGTCCGACGGCCGCGTCGGGGGGCGAGGCGCGGCGAGGCCGGGCCGCTCGCAGGGAGCGCCCGCACTCGGAACCCGGGGACGGTCGTGACGGCGGCCATGCCTGCTGTGCTGCTCCTCCTGTCGTGGCGAGCCCGAGCACACCACGGGGGTGTGACACCGGCCCGGGCGGCGGGCCTCAAGGGCCTCGAACGCCTGTTCGCACATTGAACCCCGAACGCCTGTTCGTCGTCAAGGCCGGGTTCGAACGAGTGTTTGCCCCGAACGCATGCTCGTGTTAGCGTTCTGGGATGAGCGAGCTGACGCCACGGCAGCGCCAAGTCCTCGAGTTCATCGACGAGGAGGTCCGCCGGCGCGGGTACCCGCCCAGCGTGCGGGAGATCGGCGAGGCGGTGGGCCTGTCCTCGAGCTCGACCGTGCACGCGCACCTGGCCGCGCTCCAGGACAAGGGCTACCTCCGTCGTGACCCCACGAAGCCGCGTGCCCTCGAGCTCCACTTCGAGTCCGGCTCCGGCGCAGCGCTCGAGCGTCGCCCGGTCCGCCACGTGCCGCTCGTCGGCGACGTGGCCGCGGGGGTCGGCGTCCTCGCCGAGGAAAACATCGACGAGACGATCCCGATGCCCGAGGACTTCACCGGGGCGGGTCAGCTCTTCATGCTGCGCGTCCGCGGGGAGTCGATGGTCGAGGCCGGGATCCTCGACGGCGACTACGTGGTCGTCCGCCAGCAGCCGACCGCCGAGCCCGGTGAGATCGTGGTCGCCGGCATCCCGGGTGAGGAGGCGACGGTCAAGACCTTCGTGCGGCGACGGGGCAAGATCGTGCTCCGGCCCGAGAATCCCGCCCTCGAGGACCTCGTCTACAGCCCCGACGAGGTCACGATCTACGGCAAGGTGGTCTCGCTCCTGCGCCGGCTCTGAGCCGCCGGTGGTGATTCAGGTGGCGACCCCGTGGTCGCGCAGGATCTCGTTCAGGCGGGCCTTCTCGTGGCGCTCGCCCTCGCCGAGACGCTTCACGATCAGCACGCACGGCAACCCGTACTCGCCACCGGGGAACCGGCGTGGGCGCGTCGCGTTCACGGCGACGCACCAGTCCGGGACCACGCCTCGGCTGAGCTCCGCCCCGGTCTCGGCGTCGATGACCGGGATGGAGCCGGTGAGGATGCAGCCCGCACCGAGGACGACGCCGGACCCCACCCGGGCGCCGTCAGCCACGATGCACCGGCTCCCGACGAGCGTGTCGTCGCCCACGAAGACCGGCGCCGATTGAGGGGGCTCCAACACGCCCCCGATCCCCACGCCGCCCGAGAGGTGGACGCGGGCGCCGATCTGGGCGCAGGAGCCGACCGTGGCCCACGTGTCGACCATCGTCGACTCGCCGACCCGAGCGCCGATGTTCACGTAGCTCGGCATGAGCACGGCTCCGCGCGCGACGAACGAGCCCCAACGGGCGGACCCGCCCGGGACCACGCGGACCCCCGCCTGCTCGTAGTCGTGCTTCAGCGGAATCTTGTCGGCGTACTCGAATGGGCCGAGCTCGAGGGTCTCCATCTTCGACAGTCGGAACAGGAGCAGGATCGCCTGCTTCAGCCATTCGTGCACGACCACCTGGTCGCCGACGAGCTCGGCCACCCTGGCCTCACCGGTGTCGAGGAGGTCGATGGCCGACCGCACCGCCTCGCGCGCGTCGGACTCCGGCATGACGGCGGTCAGGTTGTCTCGGTGCTCCCAGAGCTCGCGGATCTGGGCCTCGAGGCCGTCCATCTACCGAACCCTACTGGTCGTCCACGCTCCGGCCGCGGGTGATCACGGACACGGCGCGCCCGCAGGTCGGCGCGACCGGCTCGGGGAGTGCCCCGTCGCGCACCTCAGC from Acidimicrobiia bacterium includes the following:
- the lexA gene encoding transcriptional repressor LexA codes for the protein MSELTPRQRQVLEFIDEEVRRRGYPPSVREIGEAVGLSSSSTVHAHLAALQDKGYLRRDPTKPRALELHFESGSGAALERRPVRHVPLVGDVAAGVGVLAEENIDETIPMPEDFTGAGQLFMLRVRGESMVEAGILDGDYVVVRQQPTAEPGEIVVAGIPGEEATVKTFVRRRGKIVLRPENPALEDLVYSPDEVTIYGKVVSLLRRL
- a CDS encoding 2,3,4,5-tetrahydropyridine-2,6-dicarboxylate N-succinyltransferase; translation: MDGLEAQIRELWEHRDNLTAVMPESDAREAVRSAIDLLDTGEARVAELVGDQVVVHEWLKQAILLLFRLSKMETLELGPFEYADKIPLKHDYEQAGVRVVPGGSARWGSFVARGAVLMPSYVNIGARVGESTMVDTWATVGSCAQIGARVHLSGGVGIGGVLEPPQSAPVFVGDDTLVGSRCIVADGARVGSGVVLGAGCILTGSIPVIDAETGAELSRGVVPDWCVAVNATRPRRFPGGEYGLPCVLIVKRLGEGERHEKARLNEILRDHGVAT